Proteins encoded within one genomic window of bacterium:
- a CDS encoding carboxypeptidase regulatory-like domain-containing protein, producing MCSSTKLSLSSSFHRVRHLTFGLLLLLLLFSCAKTPDNAPTTGMIAGKVTDNTSSTVALSGVQIATIPATTSVLTNSNGEYTISNVDPGQYTVTATKSGYLSNNAIVQVIAGQTTNADIALAENPPVLQVTPSPLDFGMQTDTLELTLASQNGVTINWSAVDDRNWLGITPTSGTITGQTAHVTVVVNRDSMAAGNYTGSITFTSNGGNPVVQVLLAVPNPLIPQLSVNIQTIAFDTLSTAQLFTITNTGTGVLNWSITSNRTWILVVPVSGSTGSGVSRSISVSVDRAGLSNGNYSGALSIISNGGNIDIPVSMIVLPARPDAPTFLHTQLTTIRSAQISWNDNSSVEEGFRLERRTLSSPTFQPAATLPANTTTFADTGLAPHMKYYYRVQAFNQTMYSDYSNIDSVTTPNSSPYQPSTPIPEDLATNQACNLTLQWDGGDIDNDTLQYTLYFGTENPPPTLNVLSTNTRSLTGLFASRQYFWKVVARDNYGGIATSPVWQFQTAAPSGVYWSRTYHLAQFQEGRSIFQTAERGYICTGYTGTPPYGYDLWLTKLSETGSTVWQRILGGQGLDRGSQAIQCWGGGYAVVGSTASYGHGGSDVWLVRYDENGDTLWTKTYGGTGEDNGWSIIQSRSSGFVMVGRTYSYGNDAQIYVIKTDLSGNQQWARTFGGANYDVGFSIFETSDGGFAIGGTKYDAMGAGAFLLMKLNSSGNWQWERVYGTPNVGYCYSLKQTTDNDFIMTGEGYNSAGLKKLWIIRTDAQGNQRWLRQYGGNSPDYGNGIVQTVDGGIVTTGTTESSGNGGQDLWIFKTDANGDSLWSRSYGTITNDRGIGITKTLDNGIAIIGTSGTNDIWVLKTDVNGNYVP from the coding sequence ATGTGTTCATCAACGAAACTCTCTCTCTCCTCATCCTTTCATCGTGTGCGACATTTGACCTTTGGGTTGCTCCTCCTCCTGCTGTTGTTTTCTTGCGCTAAAACGCCTGACAATGCTCCCACTACCGGCATGATTGCGGGTAAAGTAACCGACAATACATCGTCTACAGTTGCACTATCTGGTGTGCAAATCGCCACAATTCCGGCAACGACGAGCGTCCTAACCAATTCTAACGGTGAATACACGATTTCCAACGTTGATCCGGGACAATATACTGTTACTGCAACAAAGAGCGGTTACTTAAGTAATAATGCAATAGTGCAAGTCATCGCGGGGCAGACTACGAACGCTGATATTGCATTAGCCGAGAATCCACCGGTATTGCAAGTGACACCCAGCCCGCTTGATTTTGGGATGCAGACCGATACGCTGGAATTGACGTTAGCCAGTCAAAACGGGGTTACGATCAATTGGAGTGCGGTTGATGATCGAAATTGGCTGGGCATTACACCGACCTCTGGCACCATCACTGGACAAACCGCTCACGTAACCGTTGTTGTGAATCGCGATAGCATGGCGGCTGGCAATTATACCGGATCGATCACGTTTACCTCGAATGGTGGAAATCCTGTTGTACAAGTATTGCTGGCGGTACCGAACCCGTTGATCCCACAATTGAGTGTGAATATCCAAACGATTGCGTTTGATACGTTGTCGACTGCGCAACTCTTTACGATTACCAACACCGGGACCGGGGTATTGAATTGGTCGATTACATCAAACCGGACTTGGATTTTAGTGGTACCGGTGTCGGGTTCTACCGGGTCCGGCGTAAGTCGTTCGATTTCCGTTTCTGTGGATCGCGCCGGCTTATCGAATGGCAACTATAGCGGAGCGCTTTCGATTATCTCCAATGGCGGCAATATTGATATACCCGTGTCGATGATTGTACTGCCGGCACGACCTGATGCCCCCACGTTTTTACACACACAACTCACTACGATTCGTAGCGCGCAAATCAGTTGGAATGATAACTCTTCGGTGGAAGAAGGGTTCCGGTTGGAACGAAGAACCCTCTCCTCTCCCACTTTCCAGCCCGCAGCGACCTTGCCTGCTAATACAACCACGTTTGCCGACACGGGACTGGCTCCCCACATGAAATACTATTATCGGGTGCAGGCATTCAATCAGACGATGTACTCCGATTATTCAAATATCGACAGCGTAACGACACCGAACAGCTCGCCATATCAACCATCAACCCCGATACCGGAAGACTTGGCGACAAACCAAGCGTGCAATTTAACGCTGCAATGGGATGGTGGCGATATCGATAACGATACCCTGCAGTATACGTTGTACTTCGGTACGGAAAACCCACCACCGACATTGAATGTGTTATCGACGAACACCCGCTCGCTTACCGGTCTGTTTGCCTCTCGACAATACTTTTGGAAAGTGGTTGCCCGTGATAACTATGGCGGTATCGCAACCAGCCCGGTTTGGCAATTCCAGACAGCAGCTCCGTCGGGCGTGTATTGGTCGCGTACTTATCATCTTGCGCAGTTTCAGGAGGGACGAAGTATCTTCCAAACTGCTGAACGTGGATATATCTGTACCGGTTACACCGGAACCCCTCCCTACGGGTATGATCTGTGGCTTACCAAGCTTTCGGAAACCGGCTCGACGGTCTGGCAACGCATTTTAGGTGGGCAGGGGTTGGATCGGGGGAGTCAAGCGATTCAGTGTTGGGGTGGCGGGTATGCCGTTGTGGGTTCAACCGCTTCTTACGGCCATGGCGGGTCTGATGTCTGGCTCGTCCGGTATGATGAAAATGGCGACACCCTTTGGACAAAAACCTATGGCGGAACGGGGGAAGATAACGGATGGTCAATAATTCAGTCTCGCTCTTCCGGGTTTGTAATGGTCGGACGTACATATTCCTACGGCAATGACGCGCAGATTTATGTTATCAAGACCGATTTATCCGGCAATCAGCAGTGGGCGCGGACATTTGGCGGTGCGAATTACGATGTCGGATTTTCGATTTTTGAAACGAGTGATGGCGGTTTTGCGATTGGTGGTACAAAATACGATGCAATGGGCGCGGGCGCTTTCTTGTTGATGAAATTGAATAGTTCAGGCAATTGGCAGTGGGAACGGGTTTACGGTACTCCGAATGTAGGATATTGTTATTCCTTGAAGCAGACCACTGACAATGATTTTATTATGACGGGGGAAGGGTATAATTCGGCAGGTCTGAAGAAACTTTGGATTATTCGCACCGATGCCCAAGGGAATCAGCGCTGGTTACGCCAATACGGCGGTAACTCGCCGGATTACGGGAATGGTATCGTACAAACAGTCGATGGTGGAATCGTAACTACTGGAACAACCGAGTCATCCGGCAATGGCGGTCAAGATTTATGGATTTTCAAAACCGATGCTAATGGCGATTCGCTCTGGTCGCGGTCTTACGGAACAATCACTAACGATCGCGGTATCGGCATTACGAAAACGCTTGATAATGGTATTGCGATTATTGGCACCAGCGGTACTAACGACATCTGGGTATTAAAAACCGATGTAAACGGCAATTACGTTCCCTGA